GATGATCAAACTTATAAAGTATTAGATCAAAATGTGGTGGTTAAAACCGATCAAAATATTCATAACAAATACTTAAGAAAAGTGATCACACAAAATGTAGCGTTACGTAATGCACTTGGGGAGAGGGGACGATGAAACAACATCAACAGGGTGCCACGCTCATCGTTGTACTGTTTGTTCTTTTGATTTTAACGATCATTGGTACTGTTTCGATTCGACAGAGTTCCATGGTGTTAAAGGTTGCAACAAGCAGTCAAGCTCAGCAATTGCTGACCCAAAATACAGATGCGACTTTTTTCAATGTCGAAGATCTGGATAATTTTAACCAAAGTTTAAGTACCAGCGGTATGTTTGGTCATATCAATAATGATAAAGACATTACTAAAGAATTGGTGTTTTGCTTCCGAGGGGATCAAAAGCAATTTTTTAATATTGGTCGTGCCTCAATCATTGCTTGGGAAGAAGGCAAATCTGAACCCACCAATTCGTTTATCGGTAAAGATGGCTTTTGTGATGCCAAAAATGCCACAAAAAACTTTTTTACCAGTACGCGCCGTGTAGTCATGACGCAAGTCGCTGTGAAATTTTCGACAGTGAATTCAAGTGTTCCATTTAGTGATCGACAGCGTGGAACAGATGCTAAACAAAGTCTGGCCGAGGAAGCAAAGCGAGTCAAAATATTTTCGGTCTCTGTGATGCCGACGCTATCGAGCGCTAGTCGTGATGATATTAATCTGTGTCTTCAAAATAGAATGAGCGAAGTCACTATTCCTCAAGGAACAACAGTCGCGGCAAATAGTGCTGTACGTCAAAGTATAACTACGTGTTTAACAGCTTTAAATGTGCCGTTTACGACACATGTCACTGAATACGCAATTACTCCAGAATATTCTTAATGGGATTGGGGAAAAATGATAACTCAATTAAAAAATAAAAAAATGTTAAATCGGTTTCCAAAAATGCTTTGGGTTACACAGCTTTCGCTACTGTGTAGTGGACTTCTTTTATCAGCTTCGGTGAACTCGAGCGATATTGATATTTATCAAAAAGCCAAGGAAGGTGACCGGACTTTAATGTTCATGATTGATGTATCTACATCAATGGATCGCTCTGTCGATACAGCATATTTCACCGGTTATGCCTGTGATTTACCAACTTTGGTTAAAGACACATCTAATGCGCAAAAAGAATTAAAGCAGATTAGTCATGGGGCAAATCAAGCTTTTAAAACGACATTGGAGCGGGTCTATTGCTTAGGGAGTAATAACCTTAAATATTATGATCGAATTACTCGCGTTAAAGATGCAATGATTGATGTTTTATTGGGGAATACGGATAAAAAAGTGAATGCCCTAGATGGCAAATATATGATTGGCCTATCTACCTTAGGTTCTGTAAAAGTGAATGGGGGAACTGTACTGGTTCCTGCAAGAGCCCTCAATACAATTGTTGATTCTTCAACAGGCAAGACCCACCGAGATGTGATGGTGGAAGAAGTAGCAAAACTAAAAGGGGTATCGGCAACACCGACGGCAAGGTCTTATGCTGAAGTTGCTTCTTATTTACTGGGTACGAATACAAACGCGAGACCACTTTTGAGGAATTATTACCAGAGTTTAGGTAATCGATTCATTGTATTGGGCGCTGACCCTTGGAGTTGCAAAGTACCACTTACAAATACTGCTAACGACTATCGTACTTATAAAGCTACACATGGGCCTATGGCAGGTCAAAATATTGATATTGCTTGGTGTCAAGATGGTCCAAATATTACGTGGAATCCTAAATCATCGAACTATGTCCCTTCCTTAGTTCAATTATCATATTCTGATACTCGTGAATTATGGTTCGATCCCACGCCAAGGCCAAGAGATGTTATTGCCACGATTTCTGGCTTCCCATACTCGGTCGATGCTTCAAAAGTAAGCGATAAAACTAAATATTTAAATCCGACTTCAATCAGTAAGCAATTAAATTATTCCAATACTGAAAAATCATGTAATGGTCAAGCCATTTATATGTTGACCGATGGTGAGCCCAATAACGGAAGAGACAGTCTTCCACTCATGCAATCTGCTTTAGGTGACAATAGCTCAGAAATTAGTTGTAGTGATTCCGAAACAGGTTCGGAATGTAGCTTAAAGATGGTGGAAATTTTAGCCAACCCAAATCGTAACCCTTCTAAAGTCTCTATCAAAACAGCCATGGTTGGATTTGGTAATGATTTCAACGGCATTCCATCCTCTATAAAAACTGAAGTGGAAGTGGACGCTGTAAGTGGGGTAAGTGAAAGTGTCAAAAATGCCGCAAAATTGGGGATACGTGGCCAAGGCGGATGGTATTCAGGAAATAAATCTGAAGATATTGTATCGAGTATTCAAGCGCTTATTGACTCCATCTCAGCGGATATTCCTTCTGTCACTACCGGCGCACCGACCGTTGCCAAAGACTCCTTAAATCCTGCGGTCATTCAGCCCATAGCGTATTATCCACAGTTCCAACCCACCCCTGATCAAAAGTATCGGTTATGGATTGGCAATCTCAAAAAATACAATATTGGTGCTGATGGACAGCTAAAAGATAAAAACAACAATAAAATTTTAGATGTAAATGGAAATCTAGTCGATAACTTCGACCTTTGGTCAAAAGCGATTGATCCAGCAGTTCAAGATGCAGAAGTAACCACCATAGGGAGTCGCAAATTTTCTTTGAAAGGCGGCGTGTGGTCACAATTAAATTTAAAACTAAATGGCAGCAATGTCGAAAATCGCAAGGTGTTGACCAATCGCGTAGTAAGTTCAACCGATGCCAATAGCTTTATTGGCGGAACCACTTTACGCCAAGTACGGGTCAGTGATTTAAACGGTTCAGATTCAAAATATAAAACAGATCCAAATAGAGGATATCTGGTTTCACTGTTGGGCTATGCTTTAAATAAAACCATCCCTAGCTCAGCGGAACTCACCGCTGCGCCAGAACTGAGACAAATAGGTGCAGTCATGCATTCATCACCTATTTTACTGACCAATAAAGGCACTGTGGAATATGATGTAAGCTCAAAAAGCTTGAGTTCCAAAGATCGTGAAGACTATGTGCTGTTTGGTACCACGCAAGGTGTCTTGCATGTGGTGAATGAAAAGACAGGCGAAGAAAAATTTGCATTTGTACCCAATGAAATGGTCGAAAATCAAAAAGAAGCCTTTTTGACACCCGATCAGAGCAGCGGTGGAACAGATCAATTGTTTTACGGGATAGATGGTCCATGGACCGCGTACACAGAATATGTTGTGGCAAGCACTGAAGGATTAACCGTTGCAAAAGGTAAACAAGATCAAACAGGCAAGCAAATGGTTTACGGTGGCTTGCGAATGGGCGGTCGTAGTTATTACGCGCTGGACCTTGCCAATATGGATGATCCTAAGCTTCAATTTCATATCTCTCCTGCAGACCAAAAAGTCTATTACAACGGCAGCAGCAAATCCTTTGCACAGCTTCAATACATGGGGCAAAGTTGGTCTAAACCTGCGATAGGTTGGGTCAAATGGGGTTCAAGCCGAAAACGCGTGATGTTTGTAGGAGGTGGCTATGATGCAGGTGGAAGCGATGGAGATGCTCGCACCAATGGGGTAAAAGGCCAGTATGCTGGTTATGAAAGTGATTCGTATAATCCAAGCTTTGCCCAAGGCGGAGGGGTCTACATGTTCGACGCTGAAAATGGTGACCTGTTATGGTGGTCAAGTAGTCAAGCCAGCACCAGTAACAAGGCAGCGACCACTGGAGTCATTGCGACAAAAGATGACCATCTGAAATATAGTGTTGTCAGTGAAATTAGACTGGAGGATCGAAACAGTGACGGTCTAACCGATCATTTGTATTTTGGTGATTTGGGTGGGCAAGTCTTTCGCATGGATATCAACAATAATGCGACAGCCATCGGTGGGTTTTTAAATAAATCACAGCGTATCCTGAATTTAAACTCAGGCGCGACCAGTCCACGGTTTTATGAAATGCCGTCTTTTTCAATCTATGACGCTGCTGGAAAATCATTTGCAGTGATCTCAATTGGCAGTGGTAATCGAAGTTTGCCCTTACAAGAATATGCAGCGAACACAGCGGATCGTGATTATGATGCGATTTACAATATTTTTGACAAAGATGTGACTTCACCGAGCTTATATGCCACCGATCATACTTTTGAGAATACGGCAGCTAAAACCGATTTGGTTGAACTTACCCAACAAGATCGTATTGGCAACAGCACGCCTAAAACCTCTTATGCGTCAAGAGGATGGTATTACAAGTTTAAAAATGGCACAGCAATGCAGAGCTCTAAAGTCATTTCCTCACCTATTGTCACCAATTATAGAATGTATGTATCTACATTTGATAGCAGTAAGGCCGGCTTAGGTAGCGCATGTGGAGCAGGCGTTAAAGGCGAAAGTTTCTTGCAAACTTTCTGCATGCCTTTTGGTCAATGTCTTAAAAGCACTTCGGGTACAAATGGAGCGCCTGTGAATCCTGTGGTGGAATGTACAACAGGTGATGGATGCTCTATTGGTGTCGGTTTACAAACCACCACTGTTGTGCCTATCAAATGTGAAGGGGAAAGCTGTACAAGCAACGGTTCAACCACTCACTCTTCAACCTCTGGGAATGCAAACTACTGTCTAGATACAGGGCAAATTGGACTTTCTCACAAAGGTGGGGTGACGGGTAAAAATAATACTAAAATGTGTTTGGTTCCACAGCGCTGGTATCAGGCATTTAGGTAGAGTCTTAGAATGAAAAAAATAAACCATTTAAATTCTCAAGGTTTTACATTAATTGAACTGATGATTGTGGTGGTCATTATGGCTATTCTTGCGGCAATTGCGATCCCAAGCTATCAGGCCTATATACGTAAAAATTTGGAATCGACTGCAATGCAACAGATTCAAACGATTGCCAGTGAACTTGAGCGACATAAAGCACGTAATTTTAATTATTTGGGCTTTGCAACCCTTCCAGATCCTGTGGTATTGCCGAAAGGTTCAACGGGTGCAGAGATAAAATTTAAGCTCAAAGTTTATGATGGTGATACCCCAAGCAAGTCTCTAACTGATACAGGGGCTGCAGGTCAAACATGGGTAATTCAAGCGCTGTCTCAAGATGCAAAACTGCATAGTTTTTTGATCTCTAGCACGGGAAATCGCTGTAAGAAATTAGGAACAAGCATAAGC
This genomic window from Acinetobacter sp. TGL-Y2 contains:
- a CDS encoding pilus assembly PilX family protein encodes the protein MKQHQQGATLIVVLFVLLILTIIGTVSIRQSSMVLKVATSSQAQQLLTQNTDATFFNVEDLDNFNQSLSTSGMFGHINNDKDITKELVFCFRGDQKQFFNIGRASIIAWEEGKSEPTNSFIGKDGFCDAKNATKNFFTSTRRVVMTQVAVKFSTVNSSVPFSDRQRGTDAKQSLAEEAKRVKIFSVSVMPTLSSASRDDINLCLQNRMSEVTIPQGTTVAANSAVRQSITTCLTALNVPFTTHVTEYAITPEYS
- a CDS encoding pilus assembly protein; the protein is MITQLKNKKMLNRFPKMLWVTQLSLLCSGLLLSASVNSSDIDIYQKAKEGDRTLMFMIDVSTSMDRSVDTAYFTGYACDLPTLVKDTSNAQKELKQISHGANQAFKTTLERVYCLGSNNLKYYDRITRVKDAMIDVLLGNTDKKVNALDGKYMIGLSTLGSVKVNGGTVLVPARALNTIVDSSTGKTHRDVMVEEVAKLKGVSATPTARSYAEVASYLLGTNTNARPLLRNYYQSLGNRFIVLGADPWSCKVPLTNTANDYRTYKATHGPMAGQNIDIAWCQDGPNITWNPKSSNYVPSLVQLSYSDTRELWFDPTPRPRDVIATISGFPYSVDASKVSDKTKYLNPTSISKQLNYSNTEKSCNGQAIYMLTDGEPNNGRDSLPLMQSALGDNSSEISCSDSETGSECSLKMVEILANPNRNPSKVSIKTAMVGFGNDFNGIPSSIKTEVEVDAVSGVSESVKNAAKLGIRGQGGWYSGNKSEDIVSSIQALIDSISADIPSVTTGAPTVAKDSLNPAVIQPIAYYPQFQPTPDQKYRLWIGNLKKYNIGADGQLKDKNNNKILDVNGNLVDNFDLWSKAIDPAVQDAEVTTIGSRKFSLKGGVWSQLNLKLNGSNVENRKVLTNRVVSSTDANSFIGGTTLRQVRVSDLNGSDSKYKTDPNRGYLVSLLGYALNKTIPSSAELTAAPELRQIGAVMHSSPILLTNKGTVEYDVSSKSLSSKDREDYVLFGTTQGVLHVVNEKTGEEKFAFVPNEMVENQKEAFLTPDQSSGGTDQLFYGIDGPWTAYTEYVVASTEGLTVAKGKQDQTGKQMVYGGLRMGGRSYYALDLANMDDPKLQFHISPADQKVYYNGSSKSFAQLQYMGQSWSKPAIGWVKWGSSRKRVMFVGGGYDAGGSDGDARTNGVKGQYAGYESDSYNPSFAQGGGVYMFDAENGDLLWWSSSQASTSNKAATTGVIATKDDHLKYSVVSEIRLEDRNSDGLTDHLYFGDLGGQVFRMDINNNATAIGGFLNKSQRILNLNSGATSPRFYEMPSFSIYDAAGKSFAVISIGSGNRSLPLQEYAANTADRDYDAIYNIFDKDVTSPSLYATDHTFENTAAKTDLVELTQQDRIGNSTPKTSYASRGWYYKFKNGTAMQSSKVISSPIVTNYRMYVSTFDSSKAGLGSACGAGVKGESFLQTFCMPFGQCLKSTSGTNGAPVNPVVECTTGDGCSIGVGLQTTTVVPIKCEGESCTSNGSTTHSSTSGNANYCLDTGQIGLSHKGGVTGKNNTKMCLVPQRWYQAFR
- a CDS encoding type IV pilin protein, with the translated sequence MKKINHLNSQGFTLIELMIVVVIMAILAAIAIPSYQAYIRKNLESTAMQQIQTIASELERHKARNFNYLGFATLPDPVVLPKGSTGAEIKFKLKVYDGDTPSKSLTDTGAAGQTWVIQALSQDAKLHSFLISSTGNRCKKLGTSISLDCRGAEIW